The Candidatus Methylacidiphilales bacterium region TGTTTATGAATATCGCAAGCTCAAGGCATTGCCTGCGCACAAGAGCATGCTGGACATCTCAACGTTGATTTACAGCACCTGCCGCACCTACCTCTTTCAGCAGGGCAAGATGCTTCTTGGCCTGGAGATTTTGATTGGCGCCACCATGGCGTATTATTTCGGATTTTTGAAGGGCCTGCCGGGTTCGACGGTCGCGTTGATTTTGATGTGGTCCGTGATCGGCATCCTCGGTTCGTTTTGCGTTGCCTGGTTTGGGATGCTGATCAACAACGTGGCCAACAGCCGCATGGCGTTCGCGGCCCTGCGCGGAAAGTCGCTCGCGGTTTCCGAGATCCCCACCCGATCCGGCATGAGCATCGGCGTGTTGCTCATCAGCGTCGAACTGTTTGTCATGCTGGTGGTGTTGAAATTTGTCCCTCCGGCGCTGGCGGGCTCGTGTTTCATCGGATTTGCGATCGGCGAGTCGCTTGGCGCCAGCGTTCTGCGCATCTGCGGCGGTATTTTCACAAAGATCGCCGACATTGGAAGCGACATGATGAAGATTGTTTTTAAAATCAAGGAGGATGATGCGCGCAATCCTGGCGTGATTGCCGATTGTGCTGGAGACAACGCGGGCGACAGCGTGGGGCCGACCGCCGATGGTTTTGAAACCTACGGGGTGACCGGTGTGGCGCTGATCAGCTTCATCTGCCTTGCCGTGGCGCCGGCATTTCAATGGCTTTTCATCGTCTGGATTTTCGCGATGCGTATCGTCATGATTCCGAGCGCGTTGATGGCCTGGAAATTGAATTCCATGCTGACGCGCGCGACATGTGGCAAGCGGGACCGCTTTGATTTTGAGCACCCCCTGACCAGCCTGGTCTGGCTGACTTCTGTGCTATGCATCGGGGTCACGTATGCGGTGAGTTATTTCATGCTTCCGCAGGCGCAGTTTGGAGATTTGTGGCTGAAGCTGGCCACGATCATCACCTGCGGCACGATCGCGGGGGCTGTGATTCCGGAACTGACACGGGTTTTCACCAGCACCAACAGCGCGCACTGTCATGAGGTTGTGAATGCGAGCAGCGAAGGCGGTGCGGGTCTGACGATTTTATCCGGGTTGGTGGCGGGCAATTTTTCCTGTTTTTGGAAGGGGCTGGCCATCTCCTCGATGATGCTGGCGGCTTATGCCACGAGCACCTATGGACTGGGTGACTTCATGCAATACCCGTCTGTGTTTGCTTTTGGGTTGGTTGCTTTTGGAATGTTGAGCATGGGGCCGGTCACCATCGCGGTGGACAGTTACGGGCCGGTGGCCGACAACGCGCAGTCGGTTTTTGAGCTTTCCATGATTGAATCCATTCCAGGTGTGTCGGGGGAAGTGCAAAAGGATTTCGGGTTCGATCCTGATTTCATCCTGGGCAAACAGTTGCTGGAGGAGAATGACGGCGCCGGCAACACATTCAAGGCTACAGCCAAGCCGGTGTTGATCGGTACGGCCGTGGTGGGCGCCGCCACGATGATTTTTTCCTTGATCCTTATGTTGAAGGAGCATCTGCATTGGAAGGACCTCTCGGCTCTGAGCATTGTGGATCCCAAGATCATGCTGGGCTTGATCATGGGTGGAGCGGTTGTTTACTGGTTCTGCGGGGCTTCCCGCCAGGCGGTGACGACAGGCTCCTACCGCGCTGTGGATTACATCAAGCGCAACATCAAGCTTTCCGGGACGGAGAGGGCGTCGGAAAAAGACAGCAATGAAGTGGTGAAGATTTGCACCCGCTATGCCCAATATGGCATGATCAACATCTTTGGCGTGGTTTTCTGCCTGGCGCTTGCGTTTGCGTGTTTTGATCCGGTCTTTTTCTGCGGCTACCTGATTTCGATCGCCATTTTCGGCCTTTTCTCGGCCATCAACATGGCGAATGCCGGCGGGTGCTGGGACAACGCCAAAAAGATCGTTGAAGTGGAGCTCTTTCGCAAGGGCACGGACCTTCATGCTGCAACGGTCATAGGCGACATTGTGGGCGATCCGTTCAAGGACACCTCCTCGGTTGCGCTCAATCCGATCATCAAATTTACGACTCTATTCGGCATTCTGGCGGTTGAGATTGCGGTGAATTCCTCCCGATCCCTTTCGTTGGGCCTGGGTTTTGTCTTTTTTGTTGTGGCGCTGTTTTTTGTGATCCGTTCGTTTTACGGCATGAGGATTTCGACCCTGAGTCCCAAACGGCACATTGCGAATGCGGAAGCGCGCACTGCGGCGTTGGCGGCGGAGGCCGCGAGGGGAATCTCGCCGATTTGACGCAATTTTGCGACCGTTCTGCTTCGCAAGCTTGCAGCTTGTGAGATAGTCTCTAGTTTTCGATAACGATGAGTGGGTTTGCTGTTGTGGCTTTGATTCTGGCGGGCGGCGCTGCGGGGTTTGTCAACGCCATTGCCGGCGGCGGCACACTGGTTACATTCCCCACCCTGATCCTGGCCGGCATGAACTCAATCATGGCCAATGCCACCAGCACGGTTGCATTGATTTTTGGAATTACCGGCAGTGTGTATGGCTATCGCAGGCAAATTCCGGCGGTGAAATCCTGGTTGGTGGAATTGACACCCTGGAGTGTGGTGGGCGGGTTGATTGGGGGCGTATTGCTGACCGTGACGCCGACCCGGATATTTGACTGGCTCGTTCCGTTTTTGATTTTGTTTGCCACGCTCCTGTTTATGGCGCAGGGGCTGATTGCCCGGAGGTTTGCGCCGGATGGAAATTTATTCCGGACCCCAGATGGTCGGACGCACGGGGCGGCGATCTTGTTTCAATTCCTGATCGCGCTGTATGGAGGTTATTTTGGGGCGGGTATTGGGATTCTCATGCTGGCCACATTGGGCTGGATTGGCTTGCGGGACATCAACCAAATGAACACAGTCAAAACGATTTTGGGCGGGTTGATCAATATCGTGGCAGCCGTTTATTTTGTGTGGAAAGGGTTGGTGGACTGGGGCAATGTGGGCTTGTTGACACTGGGAGCCTTGCCGGGTTATTACATAGGCTCCGCTTTCGCGCAAAAAATCGCACCCGCGCGGGTCCGGCAATTGATCGTATGGATTGGGCTGCTTATGACGGCCTGTTTGTTTTATCAACGCTTCAAGTAAAACAGCTCCACCGCTTCCAATCATGAAATTCCCCATCATCAGAAAGTGAAGGTAAATGTTTGAAGAGCGTCCTTAAGCACATCGAAATTTTGGGCACTCCCGTGGCATGCGCTACCTATGATACGGCTGTGGAAAC contains the following coding sequences:
- a CDS encoding sodium-translocating pyrophosphatase, coding for MSRISLLLALVVVAWPSVSHAADTDLALPTVRDAIFHFPGLALSSEQILSLGLLVCLLGVAFGVYEYRKLKALPAHKSMLDISTLIYSTCRTYLFQQGKMLLGLEILIGATMAYYFGFLKGLPGSTVALILMWSVIGILGSFCVAWFGMLINNVANSRMAFAALRGKSLAVSEIPTRSGMSIGVLLISVELFVMLVVLKFVPPALAGSCFIGFAIGESLGASVLRICGGIFTKIADIGSDMMKIVFKIKEDDARNPGVIADCAGDNAGDSVGPTADGFETYGVTGVALISFICLAVAPAFQWLFIVWIFAMRIVMIPSALMAWKLNSMLTRATCGKRDRFDFEHPLTSLVWLTSVLCIGVTYAVSYFMLPQAQFGDLWLKLATIITCGTIAGAVIPELTRVFTSTNSAHCHEVVNASSEGGAGLTILSGLVAGNFSCFWKGLAISSMMLAAYATSTYGLGDFMQYPSVFAFGLVAFGMLSMGPVTIAVDSYGPVADNAQSVFELSMIESIPGVSGEVQKDFGFDPDFILGKQLLEENDGAGNTFKATAKPVLIGTAVVGAATMIFSLILMLKEHLHWKDLSALSIVDPKIMLGLIMGGAVVYWFCGASRQAVTTGSYRAVDYIKRNIKLSGTERASEKDSNEVVKICTRYAQYGMINIFGVVFCLALAFACFDPVFFCGYLISIAIFGLFSAINMANAGGCWDNAKKIVEVELFRKGTDLHAATVIGDIVGDPFKDTSSVALNPIIKFTTLFGILAVEIAVNSSRSLSLGLGFVFFVVALFFVIRSFYGMRISTLSPKRHIANAEARTAALAAEAARGISPI
- a CDS encoding sulfite exporter TauE/SafE family protein translates to MSGFAVVALILAGGAAGFVNAIAGGGTLVTFPTLILAGMNSIMANATSTVALIFGITGSVYGYRRQIPAVKSWLVELTPWSVVGGLIGGVLLTVTPTRIFDWLVPFLILFATLLFMAQGLIARRFAPDGNLFRTPDGRTHGAAILFQFLIALYGGYFGAGIGILMLATLGWIGLRDINQMNTVKTILGGLINIVAAVYFVWKGLVDWGNVGLLTLGALPGYYIGSAFAQKIAPARVRQLIVWIGLLMTACLFYQRFK